A genome region from bacterium includes the following:
- the atpC gene encoding ATP synthase F1 subunit epsilon, with translation MAREFKISIVSPDRTVVDELAVSVIAPGIQGYLGILAGHEPLITELATGIITYRRPDNSDENVAVSGGCLEVSEGQVIVLADTAERASDIDIARAEMAADRARDRLLGREPGTNLERANLSLVRAINRVRVVGGRR, from the coding sequence ATGGCACGTGAATTTAAAATCTCCATCGTTAGCCCTGATAGGACTGTAGTTGACGAGCTTGCAGTCTCGGTCATTGCGCCCGGTATTCAAGGCTATCTTGGCATACTCGCCGGGCACGAACCCCTCATCACCGAGCTGGCAACTGGCATTATCACTTATCGCCGACCTGATAACTCAGATGAGAATGTGGCTGTCAGCGGGGGTTGTCTAGAAGTTTCTGAAGGTCAAGTGATTGTTCTTGCTGATACTGCCGAGCGAGCTTCCGATATCGATATTGCACGAGCAGAAATGGCTGCTGATAGAGCGCGTGATCGTTTACTTGGTCGAGAACCTGGAACCAATCTTGAACGCGCTAACCTATCTTTGGTACGAGCCATCAACCGCGTACGTGTAGTTGGGGGACGTCGCTAG
- the atpD gene encoding F0F1 ATP synthase subunit beta, translating into MAAVGKVVQVQGPVVDCRFQPDTLPGILNAVRIEDPEKSINVTCEVAQHLGDDVVRCIALASTDGLVRGMDVIDSGGPITVPVGEGTLGRMFNLLGEPVDGKGPVQIEKRMPIHRKPPKFDEQSVKVEILETGLKVVDLLVPFNKGGKIGLFGGAGLGKTVLIQELIRNIATEHKGVSVFAGVGERTREGNDLYREMTESGVIKQTAMVFGQMNEPPGARLRVGLTALTMAEYFRDEANQDVLIFIDNIFRFVQAGSEVSALLGRMPSAVGYQPTLATEMGDLQERITSTQKGSVTSVQAIYVPADDPTDPAPATTFAFLDAYVYLERRIAEKAIYPAVDPLASTSKNLDPHIVGEEHYEVARNVQQILQRYRELQDIISILGIDELSDDDKQIVNRARKLERFLSQPNFVAEQFTGNPGRYVSVQDTVSSFKGIIEGKYDDLPEQAFYMCGGIEDVLAKAEAFKA; encoded by the coding sequence ATGGCAGCAGTCGGCAAAGTTGTTCAAGTGCAAGGTCCTGTGGTGGATTGCAGGTTTCAACCTGATACACTCCCAGGCATCCTAAACGCCGTTCGAATTGAGGACCCTGAAAAGAGTATTAACGTGACCTGCGAGGTAGCGCAGCATCTGGGTGATGATGTCGTTAGATGTATCGCTCTTGCCTCTACCGACGGTCTTGTTCGTGGGATGGATGTAATTGATAGCGGTGGCCCGATTACCGTTCCTGTTGGCGAAGGGACGCTAGGTCGTATGTTCAACTTGTTAGGTGAACCGGTCGATGGTAAAGGCCCTGTTCAAATAGAAAAGCGCATGCCCATCCATCGCAAACCCCCGAAATTCGATGAGCAGAGTGTTAAAGTCGAGATTCTCGAAACCGGCCTCAAAGTTGTTGACCTTCTTGTCCCATTTAATAAGGGCGGCAAGATTGGCCTCTTCGGAGGCGCCGGCCTTGGCAAAACGGTTCTTATTCAAGAATTAATCCGCAACATTGCAACAGAGCACAAAGGAGTTTCCGTCTTCGCCGGTGTAGGCGAGCGGACGCGCGAAGGGAACGACCTATATCGGGAAATGACAGAGTCTGGTGTTATTAAACAGACTGCGATGGTTTTTGGCCAGATGAATGAACCGCCAGGTGCGCGTTTACGTGTTGGGCTAACCGCTTTGACTATGGCGGAGTATTTCCGCGATGAAGCGAATCAGGACGTACTTATCTTCATCGATAATATCTTCCGCTTTGTTCAGGCAGGTTCCGAAGTATCGGCGCTACTTGGTCGTATGCCGAGCGCTGTCGGTTACCAGCCGACACTTGCAACCGAAATGGGTGACCTGCAAGAACGAATTACATCGACTCAAAAAGGTTCTGTAACTTCTGTCCAGGCGATTTACGTGCCTGCGGATGACCCGACCGATCCCGCCCCTGCCACAACGTTCGCATTCCTCGATGCTTACGTTTATCTGGAGCGCCGAATTGCTGAAAAGGCGATTTATCCTGCGGTCGACCCGCTTGCATCGACATCAAAGAACCTTGACCCGCATATCGTGGGCGAAGAGCATTATGAGGTTGCCCGAAACGTTCAACAGATACTGCAGCGCTATCGTGAGCTTCAGGATATCATCTCCATCCTCGGCATCGATGAGCTCTCAGATGATGACAAGCAAATCGTTAATCGAGCGCGAAAGCTGGAACGGTTCCTGTCTCAGCCGAACTTTGTCGCTGAGCAGTTCACAGGTAACCCTGGCCGATACGTTTCTGTGCAAGACACCGTAAGTTCGTTCAAGGGAATTATCGAAGGCAAATATGATGACTTGCCTGAGCAAGCGTTTTACATGTGCGGCGGCATCGAAGATGTCCTTGCAAAGGCTGAGGCGTTTAAAGCTTAA